gGCCCACAATGAGGGGTTTAAACTGCTCTAACATGTCCAACTGTGCATCGAAGTAGTCCTCGAATAGTCGCTCATCTGTTCCGCCGGCTCTTTCTCTCGCCTCCTCGTACATAGGCCGGTCATAGTCAATTGGCACGGTGTGCATGTGGTGAACGGAGCCGACGAAGAATTCAAAGGGAAACCGTGAAAGTGAGCGTTCAATCAAATCTTTAGAGGTCGGTCGAATCCAGTCAATCTCGAAGCCAATGATGATCTTGATCTGGGAGGCGTATTTCTCGCGAAGAGAGACTGCTTCCTGCCAATAAGCGGCTTCGTTTGCTGCATGGCTTTCTTCTGTATTGCCAGATTCGAGCTGGGTATTTGGTTAATTCAGGGTTCTGCAGTGGGTGTGTTTCTTACGCACTTCCTCCGGGTAAAAATCTTCTTGATGGCGGGGCATATGTTCCGTCAGACAGAATACTTGCATCTTCTTACTGATGGCAGTTTTAATCACATCTTCCAGCGAGTTTTGGGCATGGCCAGGGCAGAATTGGCCGGAATGGCTGTGATGCGAGAACGGCATGGTTCATGTGTCACTGCGTCTTGTTAGCATAATCTCCGAAGTGAAGGCCGAGTCAGAAGGGTAGGGATAGGAGTATGTAGCCGTTGTCAACAGTGAACACATTCTATACACAcatttgcttttgctttttagAAATGTTCTGAACAATTTAGAACATGCCGGTTACGTTTACTCAGTCGGGGAGGTCCAACGGTGATGGACGATAAGGATGTCTGGGCcataaccttggaagacaACCGGTAACTATAGTTAACTAGTTGACTAGCTGCATGTATACCCTGGAATGAGATTTATCGATCAATTAGAAGAATCTTATTCCATTCTCAGATTCTTGTTTTCATAATCCAGATAATTAATAGACCCCAAAAAGGTCTGACTTCCAACTATCCCCGCCATTTGTCCAGGTATCACGAACCGCAAGCGAACATCGTACATATAAATCAGACACCAATGATGTTGTACTCGGTAAACCGCACTGCCATTCAAGTTGTGGACGCATCTCGATTGGTATGTCTGAATTGCAAGCATTAAATTAGATCAATTGAGCTGGCAAATCATATCAGAGCCTTGACGACTTTCTCCAACCCCCCTCACTCTCTGTCGAATGTGATAGTCCCCAGTAGTGTGCCAGCAGTTACAAGCTGGACCGTCACAACATGCGTACATGCAAGTGACTGTCCGCCGTCTCGGTGGCTGTCCGCTGCCGCTCGGTGTCGGGCTAGCTGCAGTCCCAGAAACGGGAGCGAACCAGCGACTCAAAGGTGCAATGAGATTTAACCCATAAGGTAGAGCCAGAACTCCTCCAAAATTCACCCAGCGGCTAAAACAGTAGCAACAACGTATTCCCCATCATGCGAGATCGACAACTTCGCAACTCTCCCTTCCTCCGCATCTCTATCCAGCGCATTCCCAAGGTAAACAATCTCAGGCCTCCGACTCACACCCTCCCCAAACCTCCCCCCATCCTCCTGAACCCGGACCATGACATCCTTCCAGCCAATCGAAGCCGCACCAGACGGCGCCGCTTTGCGCGCCGCCTCCTTCGCCGCGAAGCGTCCCGCCAGCCAGCGTGTTATGTCTGCCGGCACGGGTGGAGGCTGCTGCTGGTTTGCGGTGTGCGCTTTGAGCATTTCGCTGAAGCGCGTGTAGAAGTCGTGTTGCTCTTGATTGCAGAGGATGCGGCGCGTGAATCGTTGGAGGTAGTGAGGTCGGTCAAGGAGGCGGGATATTCGTGGGATGTGGACAATGTCTGTGCCGATATTCAGGGGGAATGGGAATGGGAGGGGTTTCATTTTTGGATTTCTGGTTGTTGGTGCAGTCCATGGGGGACTGTTGTGAGGGTGAAGTGGTAGGGAGGAGGGCTAGCGGCGGAGGTGTCGGAGACCTTCGGATAGCCATTGAGCGCTTTCAAGGTTGAGCACACTAGGTTTTCATGGGGAGGCCAATAATCCTGTGTGGAAGTCGCATATGACCATTAGCATGGTTTCGGCGCAGGCTTGTTCAAGCTGTTTACATCTACATCTTCCATTATTGCTGTTCGATCCCTCGTTGCTGAAATGTCTCCACTGGCCGGACAAGCCGACCGGAACTGTTGAGAGCAATGTCCATGGTCACATTCAAAGTGCACAGAGGACTTTTGTCAAACCAAGTCTCCGAGTAACCTGGTGCGAGATGCATTGAAGCAATCGTACCACttgcctttcttcttccGCGATTGATCATGCTCAATGGCAAGGTAAATAACAGACCTGAAAAACCAATGTCAAGAGGAAATTTTTCTACGCAGCGTACACGCCTCTTATATACAGATCAATCAACCTCGTCCGCCGACAACCCAAAATCAGTCCGTGTAGCTtcacgaaaaaaaaggtggtcACAAAAAACGCTGCGGAAGGGAGGATACAGGTCGTTGCGCGCTAGAGATGGCACGAGAGCGAATGCAGTTTGTTTGAATTCAGAATCCTAGCTGCTCATGTTGACTGCTCCATCAATCTCAACCGTATCGAATGGTGGTTTAGTGACCAGCGGCGGGCTTCTTCTCCCCGCCATCGATCTCCTTCATGAAGTTCCTGTGAAATACGCGGTCAGTGAGAAGATCGGAGCTAGTGTTGAGATCCGATTCGTGACCGGTGGTTCTCGGTTCTCTGAGATGGTGTTGGACATACTGGACGAAGTTCTCCTCATCCTTGGAAGAAGCGTTGATGGGAGGACCCTGAGCGGTCTTGGGCTTCTCACCACCGGATGTAGCGAGCCAGGAACCGGCGAAGATACTGCCGAGTGTGGCCATAGCGAGCTAATGAGGAGGTAGAGGGAACCCGGTCAACTTTCATGGTTCACAAGTTCCCGCACGAAGCGCGAGAAAGGGATGCCGAGCGCGCAGCGGCGTTTTCAGAGAGACGAAAACTTACGACGTGGGAGCCGACCTTCTTGCCGGCGATCTGGTAGTAGACAACCATTTTGTAGGGTTGGATTGAGATACAACGAGAGATTCAATTGGCAGCGATGTGGACGGAATCCTTAGGCTTGGACCAAACGACGAGGTCGGCACGGATACCGCCTTTCCTGATTTGGTTAGACAATGCACATGACTTCGGAACTGTGGATGATTAGGTAAGGATGCTCGGCCACCCGGCTGCATCCGACATCATGTGATCTACCCGGAACGAACGTCACGGGTGCATGGTTTATGAAGATCCATCGCACCACGAAAATACTGAAAAGCCGGGTTGGAAACTGACTAGAGACAAAAGCTCGAATAAGCTAAACTCCAGATTGAAAGCTTCGATGATGGACAATCACAGTTGATTTTGGCCCTGAGATATCCCTGTTTACTATCTCTACCCCAGATCCCGAGCCGGGGAATACCAACAGTACCTCGGACGGAACTATCCCACAGCTATTGCTGTTTATCCCGGCTATGGCTGTGTCTTCGGCAGTAGTGCGCGGTTAGTTTGAGAATCTTCTAATAATAACTTGTTTTCTCCTTTGCATAGCTTTTCCTCAGTCTTCTCCTTCACTTTCCTTATCTTTTATACCCCCTTTGACTTGATTCCCGTCATTTGGCACGCAAATAAGCATTGCTTTGTTCAAAACAACTACATAAGTCATTACTTACCATACCCTATTATATTTACAATGGTCTGGGGCGGTCGTCAACAGGATGAACCCCAGTCTCCCCCGCAGGAGTTGTTGGATAAGCCTGTAGTCCGAGAGAAGCTCCCCGCAAAATTGCAAGAACTGGTTGATCGCGAAGACGAATTTTACGACGACCTTTATTCCCAATAGTATGTGTCATTCGAATTCCTCTTGTGTTATTTTTGGATCCCAAGAAAATTGTTGTCGCGTGCTCAGAGGTGGAgggaagagagggagagagagagagagagagcctGAAAAAGACGGCCGTGGAGCGGCACTTTCCGGCTTAAGTCGATGACATACTACACAGGGAAACTCACCTCGAGCACTTTAACGCAacgtcaaaaaaaaagcaaagacaAACCAGAAACTAACGATGGGCACCTCGATTGACGGCAGCTCGGTCAACTCTACAGATACAGGGTTCCGCTATGCCGCATACGCCAACCGCATCCGCACGATCCTCCTGTCTGCTCATCGCTATGTCGCTTACACCTCAGACATTGGCGAGTCCTTCCGTCCAATTGCACACCCGTGGCTTGTGCGCTCTGCCTACACTATCTCCTGGACATACCTGCTCGGCGATGTTGGTCACGAAGGCTACAAAGCCTATCTCCGGAACTGGCAGGCACTGGCTCCCAGCGGAGAGGCATACAAGGATGCTAGCCAGCCTTCACAGAACCAAATTATCAGGGGCATGGCGACGGGAAATATGACGATTGGCAACAAAGCCGAGTCCAAGGATGGACTTTCAAGCTGGCCGACCCCCGAGATCCCACTTGCGGAGGACTACCGCATGGTCATGGCCAAGCGCGCGGTGTTCCAGAGTATCGCGAGTATGGGATTGCCCGCATTCACAATCCACAGTGTGGTCCGCTACTCCGGGCAGATGGTGAAGGGTGTGAAGACTGCGTTTATTCGCACCTGGACGCCGATCGGGGTGTGTACCATTTCCTTCCGGGCTATAATGAAAATTGGCGAACACATTGCTAATGACTGTTTCGTATAGCTTGGTCTCGCTGTTGTCCCCTTCTTACCGTATATTTTCGATCATCCCGTTGACGAGGCCGTTGAATGGGCTTTCCGCACTGGTCTTCGTGTTTACGGCGGCGAAGCAGCCGTCCGCCCACTGCCAGGCAAGAGCCTTCCTCCCCGGGAAGACGAGGAAGCCCGTGCTACTGCGGCGGCAAATATCTCCTGGGACGAATACAAGGCTGAGCGGGAACGAGCGCGTGAGCTCCGTCGCCAGCCAACTGATCAGGCCGGCGGTGGTAGAATGGCATCGCTGACGAGCTGGTTTGGAATGTCTCAATCGGAGTcggacaagaagaagaaggaatgAGGTAAATACACCAACTTCCATTTATCATATTGACTGAAGTGCTTCCTTTGGCTGCTTCTATCTCTTACGTATGGGCGCATCTCCCCTACGACTTATTTGTACACATCATTTCCCACTCTCTGACCTCCTCTTTCAACTGATATCCACTGGGTTTGCGTATGCACCTATACCCACCATTTCTGAACAAAATTTACATCATTTATCTTCATCGTTTTTGATATGGTCACAATCCTCATCTACCTTGAAGGTCGTgagattctttttttttcaatttccatCGTCATCAATGTGGCGATTGAATACTGTCTTGATGGCATTTTATCTTCGGCTCAATGAAACGAACAACATAGCCGACGGCTCTCACAAATAGCGGCCCTTGTGGCATATAGTGATATCTTTGCAGACTTGATCCATAGAACTTGAAAATGCCATCCCAGCAGCCAGATATAATAGACTGAAGCATTCGCTCGGCAACAGAGGGAAATCGTCTCCTAGAAAACCAATCTCTAACCACACTCAATAGCCTGTTCAAATCCCTCTTCTCTGCCATTGCATTAGATGTGACTTCAGTAGTCTCGATTCAAGGAGTGTAGACTTGAAAGCGAATATATCGGGTTTGATGCTGGTTCATTTCCCAGTTGATAGCTACACCATTCGTACCAAACACGGGCATCTTCCCCGTGATGTATTCCTAGCTGGACAAGCCAGCTCTGCAAGGACGTCGAAACATTCGAATTGCCCGTATACCCCATAGACATAGTTTGGTTAGTCTAATTGGAGAACCCATAGCTCCAAATGGAGGAGATTGTGGTAGACCCTTCGATTAAGGGAGGCACGACATTCTTTTTGCTCTGTAGTTTTGCATCATTTCTTATGATCCTCGTTAAAAGCCGTATCTCTGGactttttgttctatctcccAGCAGCATATATTATTGGCACTATCAAATAAATCAAATCCAAACAATCAAGCGTCGGTTGCCACCTCGAAGCCTTCTACCCGAACCGCCTTGGTCTGATACTGCACAATCAAGTGAGCCAGCTTCAGACGATCATTTCTACCGAGCGTCTGAACCCTCTGAAGAGGGTTTTTCACTGCCAGCCCGCCATATTCATGCTGAAACTCCACCTCTGCCTCCCATTCATACATCGAGCTCCGCTCTCTGAAGTAATGAGGCCGGCCATGCCTCAGAACAACCTCGTACAGTTTGCGAAATTCTCCTGATCTTCCAGTCTTAATCTCCCCATTCGATAGTACCACCACACTTGCATGCCACGGCATATCACCAAACAGGTCGCCTTGCCGCAGCAGGGGAATAGAAATCTTGTTTCGCCCCAAGGAAGGGTGAATCGAGAGACGGATGTGTTTTCCAAGTGTGGCGTTGATGACGGCTTCATATGCCTAAGAGAAACAGTGATCCAGGGAGTCAGATCTCTAGAACAACCAAAACACCAAGTGTGTCATGGGATTGAAACTTACAATGAGCCGGTTGATCATAGTTTTCGCCATCTTGGATACCTCAGCCGCGTAGAGCGCCGTGTCAGCCGCAACCAGAGGATCAAACCCTTTAGCCCATTTTAGATCCTCTGAGATGCGACTAAAGTAGCTCTCGTATGTGGTCTTCGTATCTGGATTTGTCTTTAACTCATGGTCAATGTCAAATCTCGGGTCGAAATAGAGGGGTGACATCAGTGTCTCCCTGCAGCTGGGCACAAGACGCAGGTAATCTGCCTTGGAGATTTTCTCGCCATCCCCCAACCCCAGCAAGTTTGTCAACCGAGTGAACTGGATCGAAGAAAAATGCTTCTCTTGGGCGATGTTGCGCAGCTCAATCCCATAGTCGTAATACTCGGCATCGGGAACGCCGACCAAGTCTACACCGTCAGTCTATTAATCTCCTTCTCGATGATCATGCCCCTGCTGGATTCAGACAATAAATGACATACCATTATATACTGGTCCGTCACAGATGAGGATCAGTTGCGCACCGTAGGGGTAGACCTTTGAGATCTCCTCGCACAGGTGGTTCAACTTCGCTAGACCCATTTCTTCTCCGAGATCAGTCCCATCTCCTAGGACTTTGTCCTGATTGGGGCTCTTCCATGGAAATGCAGGTAAAACCATGGTGATAGGCTGGTTTGCGCTGATATTGATTCTCAGCTTCTCAGGCACGGACTCAAATACTCTTCCGACGTCTTTCTGATGACCATCGTTGGTTGAATGCAAGCAAAACCGCTTTAACACCTCGATAACCTTGTGAGGCACTTCGTCTGGATCGTATTCAAATTTCATTTCAAATGAGATGCGCAGGAATTTGTGGATATGTGCAGCGaaatgtggccaagagtgtTCGGATGTTATTGTTTATCCCTCCGTGTCAAGATCAACATCCGATTGCTGTGACATAAGTTTACAGTATTTTGTTAAATGGCCTACCCAATTGAATagggattttttttttacctgcAGCAGTGCCTGTGCTCGCCTGTGCtctgtaaaaaaaaagaaaaaaaaaataaaaaccTAACAAGAGATATCTGCACTGTTTCTGCAGGGAGTGGATGCAAAGGTACGTAGCACCTAGGAGTCACATTTTTAGAATTCAACACTCAAATGCTGCGCATCTCCCACTTTTCTTTTAAAATTCTGGGAGGTATTTTCTTGTTTGTCTTTGGATCCTTCCTAAACAACATGGGCCAGCCAGAAATACCACAGAACAATGCGGCTGGAAGAGCATGCTCGACGGCCGCCGGTTCGTTCTATACAACGTCGACTACTACCAATGCTCCTCTTACCGACGAATCTCCATTATTTGTTGGCTCGGATCCCCGCCAACAAGATGAAGACCGCAAAGCTGAGAATAATGAAATCCCCGATGGGGGTCTCGTGGCCTGGACCCAGGTTCTGACCGGACACCTGGTTGTGTTCAATGTATGGGGCTATATTACATCGTGAGGGAGCCCTGCGACATCTGATGTCACTTCTAGCTATTGACGCAAGTAAAGATACGGCTTTTTTCAGGAGTACTATGTCCAAACCCTCGATGTCAGCCCAGCAAATGCATCTTGGATCGGAGCGGTGCAGATGTTCCTCGTCCATTTCCTGGCCATATTCTCCGGTCGAGCAATGGATGCGGGCTATCTGAGGCAGTGTATCGCCCTTGGATGTCTCTTCCAGGTGGCCGGAGCATTGGCAACCTCATTCGGCACCAAGCTATGGCATTTTTGGCTCGCGCAAGGTATCGTTAGTGGCATTGGCCACGGACTCGTTTTCAGCCCCATGATATCGCTTTACGCGACATACTTCAGCTCCAAGCGAGTGATGGCCGTCTCGCTGGCTTCTTGCGGGGCAGCGACTGGAGGGATGGTTTTCCCAGTGGTCGCTTATAGATGTTTCACCCAAATTGGGTTTGCATGGACTGTCCGGATAATGGCGGCCATAATCCTGTTCAACAGTGTTATGATTGTCAAATTTACCAGATCTCGGATCATACCTCGAAGTCCTCCTCCCTGGGTAGATTTGAGTGCTTTCCATGAACGCCCTTACCTCCTTTTCTCGATCGGCTCATTCTTGATCTTCGAGGGGATTTACTTTGCATACATTTATGTAAGTTTTTTTTATTGCGTTTCACGATAAGTTGGCGGCACAACAACTAATcacatctacatctacagCTGAGACAATTTGCCCAGGCTCACACAGATTTTACCGCATCCGACTCACTCCTCCTTTTAATCCTGATGAACGGCGTTGGTGTTCCGTCTCGCATTGCATCTGCGTTCGTAGCAGACCGGTGGCTGGGTGCGGTAAGGACTTGCATTTTCGTCTCCATCCCTTGCGGCGTCGCCATTCTAGGGTGGATTGGTGTACACACCCATGTTGGCATGTTTATTTGGGCCACGGTCTATGGGTTACTGGTGAATTGTGCACAAAGTCAACTGCCCGCTGCCAATGCATACTTTGGATCTAAAGACCCGGAAAAATCCGGCACACGCGTAGGAATGATTACCACGATCAATAGCATTCCACTCCTGACTGGTCCGTACATAGCAGGACAGCTAATCGCATTACGGGGAGGAGATTACCTATATGCGCAATTGTTCGGTGGTATTTGTATTTTGACTGGAGCATTGTTTGTAGTAGGATCTTACTATTCGGGGGCTTGAACTTGACTGTATTTATCTGGTCATCGGTCAAGAGAGAATCATTGCTGTGTATCAAcgtcgtttttttttttttcttctttttttttaaaaattcCCTCCAGGATGATTGAAGATCAAGCACTGAAAAAGATATCACCTCTTAAGCCACATAACATAATCTCCTGGTTAGTGAGTTGCTCTATCTCTGTTGCCATCCTCACATGATCATGAATCTAAACACATTCCACATTCCCCTTTTGGCTAGTTCTATCATCTGACCCTGAAATACCCTAATTATGTGGTCCGCTCTGTATCGGAATGTCCTCCTTCCACATTTCCTCAAATTCATCTCGTTACGGGCCCTTTTTGTTTAACGGAGCATTTCACAAAATGGCCCACAGACCTCTCCATTACCATCTTCCCTTGTTCCAGGGTTCCAACTACTTGACGTGACGGCTCCACTGGACATTCTCAACCTCCGTACGCAGTGCCCTAACTCAGCAGCCATCACCCTGACTGTGTCAGCCGCAACTCTCGATCCAGTCTCAGTGAAACCAATCCCCCCTGCAAAGGCAAAATGGAGATTTGATCTGCCGGTCTCAAATATCAATCCAGCGTGCAACCAGCAAATGTTGCCACATTGTACATTTGCTGACGTGATCTCTTCCCTGAAAGCGGGAAATGTTGCCGACGATGGAAGTGATGAATTCAGTGAATTCCGACCCATCGATGTGTTGATCAACCCAGGTGGCCCGGGGACACGTTTAACCCGTATTTACAGCACCGATGCTACCGTTTGATGAAGTCAAAGTCTCCAACACCCAGGAAGTTCAGGACTATCTGACTGCTGTTGCGCCCTATGTCCGCCACAGCATCGTTACTGTTTGCACGGGCAGTCACGTCCTCTCACAGACTGGGCTTGTAGATGGGCTCCAGCTCACAACAAATTCAGCCCGCTATGATGATGTCATTAAGCACACGGCGGACGTGAACTGGCAGTGCAACAGACGGTGGCTGCGTGAAGTTGTTCCCCCGGATAAGGTACCCGACGGTCTATCACTGCTTCCTGGGATTGACATATGGTCATCTGCCGGAATTACGGCAGGGATTGATGTAATGTTGGAGTTTATTTCGGCGCATTATGGTGGTATCGAAGTTGGGATGGAGACTGCGAAGCGGATGGAGTATCACTGGGAACGAGAGAAGGAGGCTTTTTACTTTTTGTGAACGGTTCTTCCCAACAGCGAGCATTAGGGCTACGGATGAGCCTAAGTTTCTTTGATCAAGGCTTCAGACCTGCTTTTCGGTGCGGATGACGGAGGGTTGGGGGGATGGAATACTCCCCGGCCTTGGCACGAAGAGAGTGAGGTCGTGAAGCTCTAGAAATTGCAAATCGTCACACCACATGTTATTCCTAACAGCTGCAGTGCTCTATGTCACTGGTACGTGCTATCGTTTGTGCAGAGAGTAGTGGGTCCTTGATCGGCCAGTCTAACTGCAAATTTCCGCTAGAACTAGTTACTGGACCCTTTTGACTCCCCATGATGTATTAGTCTTCAGCAACCAACCCCCTGAACTGTGACATGGACATGTTACCTTATTCCCGGAATTCTTTTGCCTCGGATCTTCATTGGTTTCCCTCAATCCCAACCTCTCCTGTAGGGACCACCTAACTCTGGCTTGATCGAGAAACAGCCTGAGGCTTGCGTCAGATCAAACTTGAACAGTCAATTTAACCGCTCTAGAAATCTGTTGGTGGGAGAGGATCTTTGACTCGTCGAATAGCAGACAATCCATCCTGTGATACGGGGTATCTACTCACAGTATCCATACTGTTGTTCTCCAGGGCTCCATAATCCAATGCCTAATCCAGACATGTGAACCCCATCATACCCCCCAAGCCATACAGTTGTTTCAGCACAAGTGCAGTCAGGCAGTAACCAGCAAAAGAATACCAGTTTGAACTTTATGTGCGTGAAAGTAATTTCCATTCCTGAACTCACCGAAGAAAAGTTACCAGAAGTACACAAAGGACGGGGGCAGAGCAAGGGAGGGAAGGGGGCGGCCCATGGAGGTTTGGACAACAAATACACACGAGGGCGTAGAAAAAAGCCCCCGAGAGCGAAGTGGTGATATAAAGCCACCGAATTCCAGTTCAACGAGGGCATCCCCCGATGAATTACGAGTACTATAGAGTACCAAATCTACCCCTTC
The nucleotide sequence above comes from Penicillium digitatum chromosome 1, complete sequence. Encoded proteins:
- a CDS encoding ATP synthase subunit K, mitochondrial; the protein is MVVYYQIAGKKVGSHVLAMATLGSIFAGSWLATSGGEKPKTAQGPPINASSKDEENFVQNFMKEIDGGEKKPAAGH
- a CDS encoding Phosphopantetheinyl transferase PptB, which translates into the protein MKPLPFPFPLNIGTDIVHIPRISRLLDRPHYLQRFTRRILCNQEQHDFYTRFSEMLKAHTANQQQPPPVPADITRWLAGRFAAKEAARKAAPSGAASIGWKDVMVRVQEDGGRFGEGVSRRPEIVYLGNALDRDAEEGRVAKLSISHDGEYVVATVLAAG
- a CDS encoding ThiJ/PfpI, with the translated sequence MLPFDEVKVSNTQEVQDYLTAVAPYVRHSIVTVCTGSHVLSQTGLVDGLQLTTNSARYDDVIKHTADVNWQCNRRWLREVVPPDKVPDGLSLLPGIDIWSSAGITAGIDVMLEFISAHYGGIEVGMETAKRMEYHWEREKEAFYFL
- a CDS encoding Carbonic anhydrase, producing the protein MVWGGRQQDEPQSPPQELLDKPVVREKLPAKLQELVDREDEFYDDLYSQYSVNSTDTGFRYAAYANRIRTILLSAHRYVAYTSDIGESFRPIAHPWLVRSAYTISWTYLLGDVGHEGYKAYLRNWQALAPSGEAYKDASQPSQNQIIRGMATGNMTIGNKAESKDGLSSWPTPEIPLAEDYRMVMAKRAVFQSIASMGLPAFTIHSVVRYSGQMVKGVKTAFIRTWTPIGLGLAVVPFLPYIFDHPVDEAVEWAFRTGLRVYGGEAAVRPLPGKSLPPREDEEARATAAANISWDEYKAERERARELRRQPTDQAGGGRMASLTSWFGMSQSESDKKKKE
- a CDS encoding Histidinol-phosphatase, whose amino-acid sequence is MPFSHHSHSGQFCPGHAQNSLEDVIKTAISKKMQVFCLTEHMPRHQEDFYPEELESGNTEESHAANEAAYWQEAVSLREKYASQIKIIIGFEIDWIRPTSKDLIERSLSRFPFEFFVGSVHHMHTVPIDYDRPMYEEARERAGGTDERLFEDYFDAQLDMLEQFKPLIVGHFDLIRLKSDDMERSFTTWPGVWNKILRNLDFIASYGGMLELNSAALRKGMTEPYPKAEICKEFVARKGRFCLSDDSHGVDQVALNFHPVLEFLDGAGISTLHYLQLEASASSPVPDARFPKTQIVEISVEDVRKMAFWS
- a CDS encoding Pyoverdine biosynthesis, yielding MKFEYDPDEVPHKVIEVLKRFCLHSTNDGHQKDVGRVFESVPEKLRINISANQPITMVLPAFPWKSPNQDKVLGDGTDLGEEMGLAKLNHLCEEISKVYPYGAQLILICDGPVYNDLVGVPDAEYYDYGIELRNIAQEKHFSSIQFTRLTNLLGLGDGEKISKADYLRLVPSCRETLMSPLYFDPRFDIDHELKTNPDTKTTYESYFSRISEDLKWAKGFDPLVAADTALYAAEVSKMAKTMINRLIAYEAVINATLGKHIRLSIHPSLGRNKISIPLLRQGDLFGDMPWHASVVVLSNGEIKTGRSGEFRKLYEVVLRHGRPHYFRERSSMYEWEAEVEFQHEYGGLAVKNPLQRVQTLGRNDRLKLAHLIVQYQTKAVRVEGFEVATDA
- a CDS encoding Monocarboxylate transporter, putative, producing the protein MGQPEIPQNNAAGRACSTAAGSFYTTSTTTNAPLTDESPLFVGSDPRQQDEDRKAENNEIPDGGLVAWTQVLTGHLVVFNVWGYITSYGFFQEYYVQTLDVSPANASWIGAVQMFLVHFLAIFSGRAMDAGYLRQCIALGCLFQVAGALATSFGTKLWHFWLAQGIVSGIGHGLVFSPMISLYATYFSSKRVMAVSLASCGAATGGMVFPVVAYRCFTQIGFAWTVRIMAAIILFNSVMIVKFTRSRIIPRSPPPWVDLSAFHERPYLLFSIGSFLIFEGIYFAYIYLRQFAQAHTDFTASDSLLLLILMNGVGVPSRIASAFVADRWLGAVRTCIFVSIPCGVAILGWIGVHTHVGMFIWATVYGLLVNCAQSQLPAANAYFGSKDPEKSGTRQDS